One part of the Tenacibaculum sp. 190130A14a genome encodes these proteins:
- the yaaA gene encoding peroxide stress protein YaaA: MKIIISPAKSLDFESKVPTELYTQPQFLENATKLNKKLKTLSRKKLSELMKISPDLAALNYERNQVWNPDFTPENAKQAVFAFTGEVYRGLDANTIEESKLPFLQENLRILSGLYGLLKPLDLMQPYRLEMGTKLKVGRAENLYKFWGNTIAETLNEEISDTELFVNLASAEYFKVIPKKVLKVPMITPVFKDFKNGQYKTIMTFAKKARGLMVRYIVDHNITTLEGLKAFDVDGYGFSQEMSTELELVFTR, from the coding sequence TTCCAACAGAACTATATACACAGCCACAGTTTTTAGAGAATGCTACAAAGCTGAATAAAAAACTAAAAACTTTGTCTAGAAAGAAATTGTCAGAGCTTATGAAGATTTCTCCGGATTTAGCGGCTCTTAATTATGAACGAAACCAAGTTTGGAATCCTGATTTTACACCCGAAAACGCGAAACAAGCTGTTTTTGCTTTTACCGGTGAAGTTTATAGAGGGCTTGATGCAAATACAATAGAGGAAAGTAAGTTACCGTTCTTACAGGAGAATTTGAGGATTTTATCAGGGCTATATGGTTTATTAAAACCATTAGATTTAATGCAGCCGTATCGTTTAGAAATGGGTACAAAACTTAAGGTAGGTAGAGCAGAGAACTTGTATAAGTTTTGGGGAAATACTATTGCAGAAACATTAAATGAAGAGATAAGCGACACTGAATTGTTTGTCAATTTAGCGAGTGCAGAATATTTCAAAGTTATTCCTAAAAAGGTGTTAAAAGTACCAATGATAACTCCTGTTTTTAAAGATTTTAAAAACGGACAATATAAAACTATAATGACCTTTGCTAAGAAAGCCAGAGGGCTAATGGTTCGTTATATTGTAGATCATAATATAACAACATTAGAAGGGTTAAAAGCATTTGATGTAGATGGTTATGGCTTTTCTCAAGAAATGTCAACAGAGCTTGAATTAGTATTTACAAGATAG
- a CDS encoding vancomycin high temperature exclusion protein gives MKRVLKKLTAISVFLLIITLICNKVVINNALDRLYSTTANIPKNKVGLLLGTSKYLIDGRINLYYKFRLDAAVELYQAKKIDFIVVSGDNGSKSYDEPTTFKEDLIKAGIPEHRIYLDYAGFRTLDSIVRIKEIFKQSSITIISQKFHNERALYLADNYNIEAVGFNARGISGGYAFKVTIREYLARVKLFIDIFFNTQPKFLGKPVVIP, from the coding sequence GTGAAACGAGTTTTAAAGAAATTAACAGCTATAAGTGTTTTTTTGTTAATCATAACTTTAATATGTAATAAGGTTGTGATTAACAACGCTCTTGACAGGCTTTATTCAACTACTGCAAACATTCCGAAAAATAAAGTTGGTTTGCTCTTAGGAACCTCAAAGTACTTAATTGATGGAAGAATCAACTTGTATTATAAATTTAGACTTGATGCTGCGGTAGAACTTTATCAGGCTAAAAAGATTGATTTCATTGTTGTAAGTGGAGATAATGGTAGTAAAAGTTATGACGAACCAACTACTTTCAAAGAAGACTTAATAAAGGCAGGTATTCCAGAGCATAGAATATATTTAGACTATGCAGGTTTTAGAACACTTGATTCAATCGTAAGAATCAAAGAAATTTTTAAACAAAGTTCGATCACTATTATTTCGCAAAAATTCCATAATGAAAGAGCTTTATATTTAGCCGATAACTACAACATCGAAGCAGTTGGGTTCAATGCAAGAGGTATTTCTGGTGGATATGCTTTTAAGGTAACTATTAGAGAATATTTAGCCAGAGTAAAACTGTTTATTGATATATTTTTTAATACACAACCTAAATTTTTAGGTAAACCTGTTGTCATTCCTTAA